In Aegilops tauschii subsp. strangulata cultivar AL8/78 chromosome 3, Aet v6.0, whole genome shotgun sequence, one genomic interval encodes:
- the LOC109750617 gene encoding DEAD-box ATP-dependent RNA helicase 26 — protein MSGNPGYAAAPKRQRRRRPRDAEDGSAFPRVVTSRPRGADQVREVAVVPAEAMDIDAGTSANAPTGGVDGSYLSDTRFDQCAVSPLSLQGIKDAGYERLTRVQEATLPVILQGKDVLAKAKTGTGKTVAFLLPAVELLSTLPRSTSINLLVMLPTRELAYQVAVEARKLLKYHSSLGVQVVIGGTKLSQEQRSMRSTPCQILVATPGRLIDHLQNTPGFSARIKGVKVLVLDEADRLLDMGFRRDIEKIIAFIPKERQTLLFSATVPAEVREVSHLAMQKDYKFINTVQEGDEETHAQVNQMYMVAPLDLHFSILYGVLKKHIAEDAEYKVIIFCTTAMVTKLVAEILSQLKLNIREIHSRKSQSARTKVSDEFRKSKGLILVSSDVSARGVDYPDVSLVIQVGLPSDRQQYIHRLGRTGRKGKEGQGILLLAHWEKHFLSSVNDLSITETVAPPVNPSIQTEVKGAIRRVEIKTKESAYQAWLGYYNSNKTISRDKSRLVKLAEDFSQSMGLEIVPAIPKLILRKMGLQNVPGLRSS, from the exons ATGTCAGGCAATCCCGGTTACGCGGCAGCCCCGAAGCGGCAGCGGAGGCGGCGCCCGAGGGACGCGGAGGACGGCTCCGCGTTCCCCAGGGTTGTCACGAGCCGGCCAAGAGGTGCCGACCAGGTCCGCGAGGTGGCCGTGGTGCCGGCGGAGGCCATGGATATCGATGCGGGGACAAGTGCTAACGCCCCCACAGGAGGCGTGGATGGATCGTACCTCAGCGACACGCG GTTCGATCAATGCGCTGTTTCACCATTGTCATTGCAAGGAATCAAAGATGCTGGGTATGAAAGGCTGACCCGCGTACAGGAGGCAACTCTGCCAGTAATTCTTCAAG GCAAGGATGTTCTTGCAAAAGCAAAGACTGGAACAGGAAAAACCGTTGCATTTTTG CTTCCAGCCGTTGAACTTCTGTCTACATTACCCCGTTCTACATCGATAAATTTGCTGGTGATGCTCCCTACTAGGGAGCTGGCATACCAAGTGGCTGTTGAGGCTAGGAAGCTTCTTAAGTATCACAGCTCACTGGGCGTGCAGGTTGTAATTGGTGGCACAAAATTATCTCAAGAGCAAAGAAGCATGCGATCCACACCATGTCAG ATTCTTGTTGCTACACCTGGAAGGCTCATCGATCATCTTCAAAACACACCTGGTTTTTCTGCCCGGATTAAAGGTGTGAAGGTCCTTGTTCTTGATGAAGCTGACCGCCTATTGGATATGGGATTCAGAAGAGATATTGAGAAAATAATTGCTTTCATTCCTAAGGAACGGCAAACACTGCTATTTTCTGCTACTGTTCCAGCAGAG GTCCGTGAAGTATCTCATTTAGCAATGCAGAAGGATTACAAGTTCATCAATACTGTTCAAGAGGGTGATGAGGAGACACATGCACAG GTAAATCAGATGTACATGGTTGCACCATTAGACCTCCACTTCTCTATATTATATGGTGTCTTAAAGAAGCATATTGCGGAAGACGCAGAATACAAA GTTATTATATTCTGTACTACAGCAATGGTCACCAAGCTTGTTGCTGAAATTCTCTCCCAGCTGAAACTGAATATAAGAGAGATTCATTCCAGGAAGTCACAGTCTGCCAGAACAAAGGTCTCAGATGAATTTAGGAAGTCAAAGGGCTTGATATTAGTCAGTTCTGATGTTTCTGCCCGTGGTGTTGATTATCCTGATGTCTCGCTTGTCATACAG GTTGGGTTGCCTTCTGATAGACAGCAGTATATACATAGACTTGGTCGTACTGGAAGGAAAGGCAAGGAAGGGCAAGGCATTTTACTGTTGGCTCACTGGGAAAAACATTTCCTTAGTAGCGTTAATGATCTGTCAATAACAGAGACGGTGGCACCTCCAGTTAATCCAAGCATTCAAACAGAA GTGAAAGGTGCCATCAGGAGAGTGGAGATAAAGACGAAAGAATCGGCCTATCAAGCATGGTTAGGGTACTACAACTCAAACAAGACCATCAGCAGAGACAAGTCAAGACTTGTTAAGCTTGCAGAGGACTTCAGTCAGAGCATGGGGCTTGAAATTGTGCCAGCCATACCGAAACTCATTCTTCGGAAGATGGGCCTTCAAAATGTACCTGGGCTGAGGTCTTCCTGA